AAGAGCTGACGGTTCGGTCCGAAGAGACCGACAGGATGATTCTCGAAGATGTGTCGTTCGTCATCAGGCAGGGCGAGATCGTCGGGGTCGCCGGAGTGGAGGGCAACGGTCAGGCCCCGCTCGTCGAAGCCTTGATGGGAATACTTCCTCTCGAACGTGGAGCCGTCGAACTGCTCGGCAACGACATCACGACATGGACCAACTTGCGACGGCGTGAGGCAGGACTCGGTCTCATTCCCGAGGATCGTCAGCGTCAGGGGCTGCTGCTGCCGGAGCCACTGTGGGAGAACGCCATGCTGGGGCATCAGACGGTCCCGCCGTTCAGTCGCGGGTTGTGGATCGATCGCAATGGCGCCCGACGACGCACCGGCGACATCATCACGTCCTATGGGGTCAAGACCCCGGGAGTCGATATTCCGGCGATGGCCCTCTCGGGTGGGAACCAGCAGAAGCTGATCGTTGGACGTGAGATGTTGGCGGAACCGGCCGTGCTGATCGCCGCACAGCCGACGCGGGGGATCGACGTTGGCGCCCAGGCGTCGGTGTGGGATCAGCTACGCAACGCCCGCGCTGCGGGACTGGCCGTGTTGTTGATCTCTGCCGACCTGGAAGAACTTATCGGCCTCTCGGACACGCTGTACGTGATCCTGCGAGGCCGACTGGTTGCACGGCTCGATCCGAAGACCGCAACGCCTGAAGAACTCGGGTCCTACATGACCGGCGTGAGGAGCGCTACATGAACCTGCGCCGAATGATGACGAGCCTGCTGGCGCCGATCGGAGCGCTGGCGTTTTCTTTCGTCGTCGCTTCCGTCGCTTTGCTGCTGGTCGGAGTGAACCCGTTCACGGCGTTCGCGGAGATGGGCAAGTTCGCGTGGAGCGAGGCGTCGCTGGTCTCCATCGCCAACCGGACGGTGCCGCTGTTCCTCTCTGGCCTGGCTGTCGCCATCGGGTTCAAGATGGGTCTGTTCAACATCGGTGTGGAAGGTCAGTACCTCCTGGCTGCCGTGTTCGCCGCCTACTTCGGAGCGCTCGTCAACCTGCCTCCCGTGCTGCACGTTCTCTTCATCGTCCTGGTCGCAATGATCGTCGGAGCTCTGTGGTCCGGTATCGCCGGCGTGTTGAAGGTCAAGCGGGGCGTTCACGAGGTGATCAGCACGATCATGCTCAATGCGATAGCGGTCGGGTTGGTCGCCTGGCTCTTGGCGAATTTCTTCCGAAAGGTCGATCCGGGGGACCTGAACATCAAGACGGCGGAACTGCCACACAGCGCCTGGTTCCCGTCGTTGAACCCTCTGCTGGAGGCCATCGGAATCAAACCACCTGCCGGCCCTTCGATGCAGGGTTTCCTGCTCGTTGCGATCGTGGTCGGAATCATCTACTACCTGATCGTCTGGCGCAGCCGGTACGGATTCGAACTGCGTTCCTCCGGCATCAATCCTGACGCCGCGCGGATGAGCGGTGTCGATCCGGACCGCATGGTGATCCAGACGATGCTCATCTCCGGGGCGTTCGCCGGACTCGTCGGCATCTCGCCGCTCCTCGGCTTCTTTCACAGGTACACCCAGGATTTCTCTACGGGACTCGGGTTTACCGGCATCGCCGTCGCCTTGCTGGGAAGGAACCATCCCGTGGGTATTGCGTTCGGTGCGTTCCTCTTTGCTTTCATGGATCGTTCCGCGCTGATCCTCGATCTCAAAGGCATTCCGAGGGAGATCGTGACGATCATCCAGGGTGTGGTCGTGCTCGCCGTGGTGGTCGCCTACGAGATCGTTACGCGCATGACCCAGCGCCAGGAAGTCGCCGCTGCCGCCGAGGCGGCGAAGGCGGACCTGGAGGAAGTGGCATGAAGCTCTGGCAGCCGAAGACGAAGCTGAGGCGCCGACTGTGGGCCGCGGCCCTGTGGGGGTCCTCGGGAATCCTCATGCTTGCCATCGTGCAGTCTATAGCCGGCACGCAGGAGCTGACGTCACATGGCACGTTCGGTGCCGCACTTCGAATGGCCATGCCGATCATGCTCGCCGGTCTTGGTGCGGTGTACTCGGAACGATCCGGTGTCGTCAACATCGGCCTCGAAGGCATGATGATCATGGGTACCTGGTTCAGTGCATGGGGAGCGTGGCAGTTCGGGAATCCCTGGTGGGGTGTCCTCTTTGGCATCCTCGGCGGGGCGATGGGTGGTCTGATCCACGCGATCGCGACCGTCACCTTTGCCGTTGACCACATCGTGTCGGGGGTGGCGATCAACATCCTGGCCGCAGGGGGGATGCGCTTTCTGTCTGCCGTGTCCTACGGTCCGGACAGCGGCGGTGGTGCCACCCAGTCGCCCCACGTGTCGGGGATCGGCACGTTCAGCACGCCGTTCCTGGCAGGCGGGAAGCTCTTCGGCTGGAAGAGTCCCGACTTCTTCGGGTGGCTCGAATCGCATCACTGGTTCTTCATCTCTGACATCGGAGGGTTGCTACGCGGGATGACCGGAGGTCTGTCCTGGTTGACGCTGCTGGCTCTGCTTCTCGTTCCCGCAACGATGTGGTTGCTGTGGAAGACACCTTGGGGTCTTCGTGCGGGGAGAATCCATACTCTGCCGAGTCGCTTGGTGTATCCGTGCTGAAGATGAAGTACTACGGCGTCGTCATCTCCGGAGCCATGGCCGGCCTGGGAGGTACGATGCTGGTCCTCGTACAGGCCGGTATCTATCGGGAGGGCCAGACCGCAGGGCGAGGCTTCATCGGCCTTGCCGCTCTGATCTTCGGAAACTGGAACCCAGCGGGTGTGCTGGCCGGCGCTTCACTGTTCGGATTCGCCGACGCCCTCCGGTTGCGATCCGAAGAAGCCGTGCACGCGCTCTTGTTGTTCATCGCCGTGCTGCTCGCGGTCCTGGCATTCTGGCTGATCTATCGTCGCCGCTGGATTCCGGCAGCCACGACGGGGTTCTTCGTCGTGCTGTTCACCGTCCTGTATCTGACGGTCGCTGTCGTCCCCACGCAGTTCATCGCCTTCACGCCGCATCTCACGACGCTGCTGGTGCTGGGGCTGGCCACCCAGCGGCTTCGCATGCCCGCGGCAGATGGCCTTCGGTACCGAAAAGGGGAAGCGGTCTAGCTACGCACGTACCTGGTACCTGGTACTTGGTACTTGGAGGACGCGCGGATAGGGCGTTCATCAGGCGAGGCGGACTCGCGACTATGCGCTGACAAAGATGCATATGTCCAGATCAGATACCCCAGCGCCTGGTCAGGCCTCCTGCCGCAGGCACTCCACCTTATCCCTATCCGCTGATCCTCTTGGTACCAGCAGGAGCCGCGACGCTCGCCGTACGGTCTCGGCGATACGAAATACGAAGTACGAAGTACGAAATACCTGCTCGGCAACCGTCGAACCGTTCCCGACGGATGACCTCGTATCAACCGAGAACTGGGGTCACTTGGTCGGGCGGCCCCAGAACTCCAGTTCGGCGATCGCCAGTTCGTTGTACGGAGTCTGACCGTCGACGGACTGGGACTCGTACGTCGATGTGACCTTGAAGGTGATCTGGGTAGTGCTGAAACTCGTCACCGCGATCGGCTGTGCCCTGTTCGTGTTCTCGAGTTGGTCGATGAACGGGGCGTCCGGCAGATCGTCGAAACTGATCTCGAAGCCTTTGACCTTGTAGTTCATCGTGAACTTCTTATCGTCCGAGACGTTCTTGAAGACGATCGTCTGCAGAGCGTATGGCTGTGCGAACGTCACCTCGATCACGGCACCCTTGCCTTTCGCAGAGGCGTCGTTCCAGTACGTGCTGTCTTGACCGTCGAAGAGGTTGTCACAGGAGAGGCTCTCGTTGAGTTCGCTGGAGCAGCGCCAGTTGATCGGTCTTCATCGGCACTGCAGCTATGGTCGTCGATGTGGTGGAGGATGTCGGAGGGACGACAGGTTCCTTGCTGCCGAACAGCGAGTTGAACGCGAACGCGAGGAGAGCCACGACGGCAACCGTTCCGAAAATCACTGCAAGAGCGCGCGCTCCGGCGGTCGTGCGGATCATGGGCTGGGGTGCTACCGGCAGTGGACCCTGGGTGAGGCGGGCGCCACACTGCTCGCAGTGACGGTTCGTGGACGGGTTGGAGGCCCCACATGAGGGGCACGTCACGGCGTCGACGATCGGGGTCACCGGGGCGAGTCGTTCATCCTCTTGGCCCTTCGGAGGCTCATCGAGGGCAAACTTCTCGTACCCGGTGGATGGAATCGGACCGACCCACTGTCCGCAGTTGGGGCAGAACTCCTGCTCCTCGAAGACCTCTCCACAGTTGCTGCATGTAATCTGTGCCAACGGTGCCTTCCTCGCTCAGTTGCTATTCTGCCACGCGCGTGCCATCTCTCGCGATCAGAACGGCGGAAACTTGGACAGCCGGCAATCTCCTCGGCGGTCTTGTCCTCGTCGCGCTCGTCACACTCGTATCAATCGCCATCATTCGTGTCACCCGCCGTCGGTAGCATCATCCCCACATGAAGTATCTCTGCTCGGCGTGCGGACATCGATCCGCGAAGTGGATGGGCTTCTGTCCGCAGTGTGGTTCGAGAGAGGCGCTGGTCGAGGATCGGACCACGCGACGCGTCGCGCCGCCGGAAGTCGTCCCGGTGGCGTCCGCAGCCGCTTCGGCAGGCGATCGTTCTCCGGTCGGTATCGGTGAGATCGACAGGGTGCTCGGAGGCGGGGTCGTTCCCGGGGCGGTGCTGCTTCTCGGTGGTGAACCCGGTGTAGGCAAATCCACCCTTCTCTTGCAGGCTGCGGGCTCGTTCGCTGCGGCAGGGCGCAGCGTGCTGATCGCAACCGCAGAGGAATCTTTGCATCAGGTCGGGTTGCGGGCCAAACGTCTCGGCGTGGATTCTCCGCGAGTGTCACTCGTTGCCGATTCCGATATCGATGCGATCCTTGCTGTTGCCGACGAGATGCGGCCGGAGCTGCTCATCGTTGATTCCATTCAGACGGTCTCCGCGTCCGCAATCGGATCCGTGCCTGGTTCGGTCTCCCAGGTCAGAGAGTGTGCAGCCAGAGTCATCCAATATGCCAAGGAGCACGCAACTGCTGCAGTGCTCGTTGGGCACATAACCAAGGACGGAGGCATCGCGGGTCCCAAGACGCTGGAACACATGGTGGACGTCGTGCTGTACCTCGAGGGCGAGAGCAACATGGGGTTGCGCGCTCTGCGGGGGCTGAAGAACCGGTTCGGACCGACCCATCGGCTTGGTCTGTTCGAGATGCGCAGCGGGGGCCTAGCAGAGGTCGAGGACCCGTCTGCAGCGTTTCTCTCCGACTGGAGAGGTTCTTCGGCGGGGACGGTCGTGTTCCCAACGGTCGAGGGCAGACGCCCGGTCTTGGTGGAGGTCCAGGCCCTCGTGTCGCCGAGTTCGGTGCCGCAGCCGCGACGCAGCGTCCGTGGTCTGCAACCGGCACGCGTTCATCAGCTTCTCGCCGTC
The DNA window shown above is from Gammaproteobacteria bacterium and carries:
- a CDS encoding ABC transporter permease: MNLRRMMTSLLAPIGALAFSFVVASVALLLVGVNPFTAFAEMGKFAWSEASLVSIANRTVPLFLSGLAVAIGFKMGLFNIGVEGQYLLAAVFAAYFGALVNLPPVLHVLFIVLVAMIVGALWSGIAGVLKVKRGVHEVISTIMLNAIAVGLVAWLLANFFRKVDPGDLNIKTAELPHSAWFPSLNPLLEAIGIKPPAGPSMQGFLLVAIVVGIIYYLIVWRSRYGFELRSSGINPDAARMSGVDPDRMVIQTMLISGAFAGLVGISPLLGFFHRYTQDFSTGLGFTGIAVALLGRNHPVGIAFGAFLFAFMDRSALILDLKGIPREIVTIIQGVVVLAVVVAYEIVTRMTQRQEVAAAAEAAKADLEEVA
- the radA gene encoding DNA repair protein RadA: MKYLCSACGHRSAKWMGFCPQCGSREALVEDRTTRRVAPPEVVPVASAAASAGDRSPVGIGEIDRVLGGGVVPGAVLLLGGEPGVGKSTLLLQAAGSFAAAGRSVLIATAEESLHQVGLRAKRLGVDSPRVSLVADSDIDAILAVADEMRPELLIVDSIQTVSASAIGSVPGSVSQVRECAARVIQYAKEHATAAVLVGHITKDGGIAGPKTLEHMVDVVLYLEGESNMGLRALRGLKNRFGPTHRLGLFEMRSGGLAEVEDPSAAFLSDWRGSSAGTVVFPTVEGRRPVLVEVQALVSPSSVPQPRRSVRGLQPARVHQLLAVMERHAGLGFSAHEVYVNVVGGIQVSEPGADLPVALALASSLLDRPLGSLASWGEIGLTGEVRPVAHERRRREESARLGIERVVGPKSGAPSSLRDALEKAFG
- a CDS encoding zinc-ribbon domain-containing protein; protein product: MTCPSCGASNPSTNRHCEQCGARLTQGPLPVAPQPMIRTTAGARALAVIFGTVAVVALLAFAFNSLFGSKEPVVPPTSSTTSTTIAAVPMKTDQLALLQRTQREPLL
- a CDS encoding ATP-binding cassette domain-containing protein, which encodes ELTVRSEETDRMILEDVSFVIRQGEIVGVAGVEGNGQAPLVEALMGILPLERGAVELLGNDITTWTNLRRREAGLGLIPEDRQRQGLLLPEPLWENAMLGHQTVPPFSRGLWIDRNGARRRTGDIITSYGVKTPGVDIPAMALSGGNQQKLIVGREMLAEPAVLIAAQPTRGIDVGAQASVWDQLRNARAAGLAVLLISADLEELIGLSDTLYVILRGRLVARLDPKTATPEELGSYMTGVRSAT